From Pyrenophora tritici-repentis strain M4 chromosome 1, whole genome shotgun sequence, the proteins below share one genomic window:
- a CDS encoding mannan polymerase II complex ANP1 subunit produces the protein MFFGHLKNLTYPHNLIDLAFLVGDSKDNTISLLTEKLKELQANPDPKQQFGEISIMEKDFGQKVNQDVESRHGFAAQAGRRKSMAQARNWLLSAALRPTHSWVYWRDVDVETAPFTILEDLMRHNKDVIVPNVWRPLPDWLGGEQPYDLNSWQESETALALADTLDEDAVIVEGYAEYATWRPHLAYLRDPYGDPDMEMEIDGVGGVSILAKAKVFRAGVHFPAFSFEKHAETEGFGKMAKRMKFSVVGLPHYTIWHLYEPSDLVQKAKNEEKAEAEKKKQQEAAAKEHGNQEPVKEGKRAEEKKGDS, from the exons ATGTTCTTTGGCCATCTTAAGAATCTCACGTATCCGCACAACCTCATCGATCTGGCCTTCCTCGTCGGAGATTCAAAGGATAACACCATCTCGCTGTTGAcggagaagctcaaggagcTGCAAGCCAACCCAGACCCAAAGCAGCAGTTTGGCGAAATCTCCATCATGGAGAAGGATTTTGGCCAAAAGGTCAACCAGGACGTTGAAAGTCGTCACGGTTTTGCCGCCCAGGCCGGTCGCCGCAAGTCAATGGCGCAGGCACGTAACTGGCTGCTGAGCGCTGCCCTACGACCAACGCACAGCTGGGTATACTGGAGGGATGTAGACGTCGAGACGGCTCCATTCACCATTCTCGAGGATCTGATGAGGCACAACAAGGATGTCATTGTACCAA ACGTCTGGCGACCACTTCCGGACTGGCTTGGAGGGGAACAGCCATACGACTTGAATTCCTGGCAAGAATCCGAGACGGCCCTCGCTCTCGCCGACACTCTTGACGAGGATGCCGTCATTGTTGAGGGCTACGCCGAGTACGCAACATGGCGCCCGCATTTGGCCTACcttcgcgatccctacgggGACCCAGACATGGAGATGGAAATCGACGGTGTTGGCGGTGTCAGTATCCTGGCCAAAGCCAAGGTCTTCCGTGCTGGTGTCCACTTCCCCGCCTTCAGTTTTGAGAAACACGCCGAGACGGAGGGTTTCGGCAAG ATGGCTAAGCGCATGAAGTTCTCCGTCGTCGGTCTTCCTCACTACACCATTTGGCATCTTTACGAGCCCAGC GACCTGGTACAGAAAGCAAAGAACGAAGAAAAGGCCGAggcggagaagaagaaaCAACAAGAGGCAGCGGCAAAGGAGCATGGCAACCAGGAGCCAGTGAAGGAAGGGAAGCGAGCAGAAGAAAAGAAGGGAGATTCGTAG
- a CDS encoding Glyco-hydro-72 domain containing protein — translation MPSLTRAIALLPALFATVAKAVHPVEVRGQDFIDTVTNNRLMIVGVDYQPGGQGAYQPTNSQDALTDADVCLRDAVLMQKLGVNTIRVYNLDPSLDHSMCASIFNAAGIYMVLDVNSPLPGESINRLEPWTSYNSDYLNRAFGIIENFMGFSNTLGFFSANEVINDLSTAEHNPQYIRAVQRDMKNYIAKHAKRPIPVGYSAADVREILQDTWAYMQCIDNNDNSSSDFFGLNSYSWCNGDNYQTSGYDGLVTMFNGSAIPVFYSEYGCNRIMPRLFDEVQALYGPNMRALSGGLVYEFSAESANYGLVQINQDGSVKLLADYDNLQSQFNKLDLSALESANPQSTSIKAPDCSASLISAQDFSKNFTIPAICPGCQALIDNGIENPKRGAFVKVDNMRVSQKVYGSNGQQVNDLTLDVVSNDGSNTPGGDNTTPSGTGSSNSKPSQTGNEASPSQTTKGSASRVGGSCLLALLSVFAFALFL, via the exons ATGCCATCT CTTACTCGCGCGATCGCGCTGCTCCCCGCGCTCTTTGCGACAGTCGCAAAAGCCGTCCACCCAGTTGAAGTTCGCGGCCAGGACTTTATCGATACCGTCACAAACAATCGGTTGATGATTGTTGGTGTTGACTACCAGCCCGGAGGTCAAGGCGCATACCAGCCCACAAACAGCCAGGATGCACTCACAGATGCCGATGTCTGTCTGCGGGATGCCGTCCTCATGCAGAAGTTGGGTGTGAACACTATTCGTGTCTACAATCTTGACCCGTCTCTGGATCACTCCATGTGTGCCTCCATTTTCAATGCAGCTGGCATCTACATGGTCCTCGATGTCAACTCGCCACTACCTGGAGAGAGCATCAATCGCTTGGAACCGTGGACGTCGTACAACAGCGACTACCTCAACCGTGCGTTTGGCATCATTGAGAACTTCATGGGCTTTTCCAACACCCTTGGATTCTTCTCTGCAAACGAGGTCATCAACGACTTGTCTACGGCTGAGCACAACCCACAGTACATCCGT GCCGTTCAGCGTGACATGAAAAACTACATCGCCAAACATGCTAAACGCCCCATTCCTGTCGGCTACTCTGCTGCTGACGTTCGTGAGATTCTACAAGACACTTGGGCATACATGCAATGTATCGACAACAACGACAACTCGTCTTCAGACTTTTTTGGTCTGAACTCATACAGCTGGTGCAATGGCGACAACTACCAGACCTCAGGGTACGACGGTCTGGTTACCATGTTCAATGGTTCTGCGATTCCCGTATTT TACAGCGAATACGGCTGCAACCGCATCATGCCCCGCCTTTTCGATGAAGTCCAAGCTCTTTACGGTCCCAACATGCGTGCACTTTCCGGTGGCCTCGTCTATGAGTTTTCAGCAGAATCCGCTAACTACGGGCTCGTACAAATCAATCAAGACGGCTCCGTCAAGCTTCTCGCCGACTACGACAACCTGCAATCTCAGTTTAACAAGCTCGACCTGAGCGCCCTTGAATCTGCAAACCCACAATCCACCAGCATCAAAGCGCCCGACTGCTCGGCCAGCCTCATCTCAGCGCAAGACTTTAGCAAAAACTTTACAATTCCTGCTATCTGTCCCGGCTGCCAAGCCCTCATCGACAACGGAATCGAGAACCCGAAGAGAGGTGCCTTCGTCAAGGTCGACAACATGCGGGTTTCGCAGAAGGTTTATGGAAGTAATGGTCAACAAGTTAACGATTTGACGCTTGATGTTGTGTCTAACGATGGGTCTAACACGCCTGGCGGCGACAACACGACTCCAAGCGGTACAGGCAGTTCGAACAGCAAGCCTAGTCAGACAGGTAACGAGGCATCGCCGTCGCAGACAACAAAGGGCTCGGCTTCGCGAGTCGGAGGCAGCTGTCTTTTGGCACTGTTGTCAGTGTTTGCGTTTGCCCTCTTCTTGTAG
- a CDS encoding Rph, RNase PH, translating into MAANMDRRRNNAPSGGTSAPVFARTIRDPQYIEKLRPTRSRDPNELRRIFLQTSIIPSASGSAYLEIPSSSPSATSSLIPPTSSLKITASIQGPKPLPRSAPFSPSLLLTTTVKFAPFATRHRRGYIRDSTERDLGVHLETALRGVIIGERWPKSGVEVVVTILEGDEDGWWGDSGSEGSASGSGWGLLNVLAGCITVASAAITDAGIDCVDMVCGGVAAITRNPASKQEQGLARILDPCPAEHKDVVAACVVGYLASRDEITEIWMKGDVGSNPDALIEGAIHAAVGSLAVVKDVLLEALQTKFQGQIDSNEGGLKRKAQDVDMTG; encoded by the exons ATGGCGGCAAACATGGACAGAAGGAGGAACAATGCGCCAAGTGGCGGAACAAGTGCGCCAGTATTTGCGCGAACCATACGGGACCCGCAGTACATTGAGAAGCTTAGGCCGACAAGGTCAAGAGACCCGAATGAGCTTCGCAGGATCT TCCTTCAAACGTCCATCATACCCTCCGCGTCCGGATCCGCCTACCTAGAGATTCCTTCCTCGTCTCCTTCCGCGACTTCTTCACTCATACCGCCCACTTCGTCCCTCAAGATTACTGCCTCAATACAGGGCCCGAAGCCCCTCCCCCGCAGCGCACCCTTCAGTCCGTCACTTCTCCTTACGACTACCGTCAAGTTTGCCCCGTTCGCAACCAGGCATAGACGCGGCTATATACGCGACTCAACGGAGCGTGATCTTGGGGTTCACCTAGAGACAGCGTTACGAGGTGTCATTATTGGCGAACGATGGCCAAAGAGTGGAGTCGAAGTCGTAGTGACTATCTTGGAAGGTGACGAAGACGGCTGGTGGGGAGATTCCGGGAGTGAAGGAAGCGCAAGCGGCAGTGGATGGGGCCTTTTGAACGTTTTGGCGGGATGCATAACAGTTGCGAGCGCTGCCATAACAGATGCAGGCATCGACTGTGTGGACATGGTGTGCGGAGGTGTCGCAGCCATCACACGTAATCCAGCATCAAAGCAAGAGCAAGGACTCGCAAGGATATTGGATCCATGTCCAGCAGAGCACAAGGATGTGGTCGCGGCATGTGTGGTCGGCTACCTTGCCTCGAGAGACGAGATTACCGAAATATGGATGAAGGGTGATGTTGGTTCCAATCCCGATGCTCTGATCGAGGGCGCCATACATGCGGCTGTGGGTAGTCTCGCGGTAGTCAAGGACGTCTTGCTTGAAGCGCTCCAAACCAAGTTTCAAGGTCAGATCGACAGCAACGAAGGCGGCTTGAAGAGGAAGGCACAGGATGTGGATATGACTGGCTGA
- a CDS encoding AraJ, Arabinose efflux permease, translating to MDASLSDRNKAHLSDEDKIPVENSHSKVEIPIYNDVERVDQTDLSFAAILKGTAANPLNTFEKKAALINVEIDKFGMGKYQICIWFLCGFGYFLDLAWSQGVGLIASAIYQEMGVPDKDTGNIYAIANAGLAVGALGFGLAVDIIGRKWAFNLTCLITSVFGLLLAAPKYNYPAICAIYFLASLGLGGNIPIDATITLEFLPHNRRFLVALLSMWQPVGVAIASCIAYGTTAKWRCDPTLKSCHDVNPGTECCTVGSNMGWRYTVIVLGTMTLAVFFARYFIFTFHESPKFLLARGREAEAIEILHKIAKYNKQPPPTLTLEMFAAIDEASSNATSATQGAVDEPQSTTATTKKVVSGFGKELTRLKGIFTNRLSAFIFVLLAITYMGDYWSFNLAGSFLPIILLRNNVDNGRGSVSDTYEQYLIIYFPGIIGAVLALVSIQLPLVGRKWSLVFSAICQGVSMAMYTQVSTTAAYVGLNALEYIMQTYFNAVLYASAPELFDTVYRGSVSGMLSCMGRLAGIVAPYAGAQFLAEKSSGILWLGAGGIWLSALLMCFLPVEMKNRQMF from the exons ATGGATGCCAGTCTCTCCGATCGTAACAAGGCGCATCTCAGCGACGAAGATAAGATTCCCGTTGAAAATTCGCACTCCAAAGTCGAAATCCCAATCTACAATGACGTCGAGCGCGTCGACCAAACCGATCTGTCTTTCGCTGCAATCCTCAAGGGCACAGCTGCCAACCCACTCAATACGTTCGAAAAGAAAGCGGCGCTTATCAATGTCGAAATCGACAAGTTTGGTATGGGGAAATACCAGATATGTATCTGGTTCTTGTGTGGATTTGGATATTTCCTTGATCTTGCATGGTCACAGGGTGTTGGTCTAATTGCATCGGCAATCTACCAAGAA ATGGGAGTCCCAGACAAAGATACGGGAAACATCTATGCCATTGCGAACGCAGGCTTAGCTGTCGGTGCGCTCGGTTTTGGCCTCGCTGTCGACATCATTGGTCGTAAATGGGCCTTCAATCTGACTTGCCTGATCACCTCGGTGTTCGGGCTCTTGCTG GCTGCTCCCAAATATAACTATCCTGCAATATGTGCGATCTACTTCCTTGCGTCGCTTGGTCTTGGAGGTAACATTCCAATCGACGCGACCATCACCCTCGAATTCCTACCGCATAACCGCCGATTTCTCGTCGCGCTTCTATCTATGTGGCAACCAGTCGGTGTTGCCATTGCATCTTGCATCGCTTACGGTACAACGGCCAAATGGCGCTGTGACCCCACTTTGAAGTCCTGCCATGATGTCAATCCTGGAACCGAATGTTGCACCGTCGGTAGTAACATGGGTTGGCGCTACACTGTGATAGTTCTTGGAACTATGACTTTGGCGGTATTCTTCGCTCGTTACTTCATTTTCACTTTCCATGAGTCGCCCAAGTTCTTGCTTGCGAGAGGCAGGGAGGCAGAGGCTATTGAGATCCTCCATAAGATCGCAAAGTATAACAAGCAGCCGCCTCCGACGTTGACCCTGGAGATGTTCGCTGCTATCGATGAAGCGTCATCAAATGCCACTTCTGCCACACAGGGTGCTGTAGACGAGCCTCAAAGTACTACAGCAACTACCAAGAAGGTTGTCAGTGGGTTTGGAAAGGAATTGACTCGATTGAAGGGCATTTTCACGAACAGACTTTCTGCCTTTATATTTGTATTGCTCGCGATTACCTACATG GGAGACTACTGGTCTTTCAATCTCGCCGGTAGCTTCCTCCCGATTATTCTGCTACGAAACAACGTCGACAACGGCAGAGGCTCCGTGTCTGACACGTACGAGCAGTACCTGATCATCTATTTTCCGGGTATCATTGGCGCCGTTCTCGCTCTTGTATCTATTCAGTTGCCTCTGGTTGGTCGAAAATGGTCGCTTGTCTTCTCTGCCATTTGTCAAGGGGTTTCTATGGCGATGTACACTCAGGTGTCCACGACCGCAGCTTACGTTGGCTTGAACGCTTTGGAGTACATTATGCAAACT TACTTCAATGCGGTGTTGTATGCTTCTGCTCCAGAGCTTTTCGATACAGTCTATCGCGGAAGCGTCAGCGGAATGCTCTCGTGCATGGGCCGTCTGGCCGGTATCGTCGCCCCGTATGCCGGTGCTCAATTTCTTGCAGAAAAGAGTTCTGGGATTCTTTGGTTAGGTGCTGGTGGCATCTGGTTGTCGGCACTGCTCATGTGCTTCTTGCCCGTTGAAATGAAGAACAGACAGATGTTTTAA